Proteins encoded within one genomic window of Campylobacter lari:
- a CDS encoding methionine ABC transporter ATP-binding protein, which translates to MIKIQNLKKYYGKELVINDVSLEVKEGEIYALVGHSGAGKSTLLRCINGLENYQSGSVEVFGKEIATLKEKELRVFRKDIGMIFQHFALMSRKNVFENVAMPLEIHNFDKSTIQKRVNELLDLVGLLAKSKAYPNELSGGQKQRVAIARALALNPKILLSDEATSALDPNTTNNILELIAKINQEFNISVVLVTHEMEAVKQIAQKAVLLEHGQIIGQGKIEDLFLKPSEKMREFLGESDFLPQNGVNVRLYFCKEKANQSIITHMARSLNIDFNIVWGKIEKLNNNALGNLVINIEAKDQEKVLNYLQENGVIWELV; encoded by the coding sequence GTGATAAAAATACAAAATCTTAAAAAATATTATGGCAAAGAATTAGTTATAAATGATGTTTCTTTGGAAGTTAAAGAAGGAGAAATTTATGCTCTTGTTGGACACAGCGGGGCAGGAAAATCAACTTTGCTAAGATGTATTAATGGTTTAGAAAATTATCAAAGCGGTAGTGTGGAAGTTTTTGGTAAAGAAATAGCTACTTTAAAAGAAAAAGAGTTAAGAGTATTTAGAAAAGATATAGGGATGATTTTTCAGCATTTTGCGCTTATGAGTAGAAAAAATGTATTTGAAAATGTAGCTATGCCTTTAGAAATTCATAATTTTGACAAAAGCACAATTCAAAAAAGAGTTAATGAACTTTTAGATCTTGTGGGACTTTTAGCTAAAAGCAAAGCTTATCCAAATGAGCTAAGTGGTGGGCAAAAACAAAGAGTAGCCATAGCTAGAGCCCTTGCTTTAAATCCTAAAATTTTACTAAGTGATGAAGCTACTTCTGCGCTTGATCCAAATACTACAAATAATATTTTAGAACTTATTGCCAAAATCAATCAAGAATTTAACATCAGTGTAGTATTAGTAACCCATGAAATGGAAGCAGTAAAACAAATAGCACAAAAAGCTGTATTGCTAGAGCATGGACAAATCATAGGTCAAGGGAAAATCGAAGATTTATTCTTAAAACCAAGTGAAAAAATGCGTGAATTTCTAGGAGAAAGTGATTTTTTACCACAAAATGGAGTCAATGTGCGCTTATACTTTTGCAAAGAAAAGGCAAACCAAAGCATAATCACTCATATGGCTAGAAGTTTAAATATTGATTTTAATATAGTTTGGGGTAAGATAGAAAAACTAAACAACAATGCTTTGGGAAATTTGGTAATCAATATAGAAGCTAAAGATCAAGAAAAAGTTTTAAATTATTTACAAGAAAATGGCGTTATTTGGGAGCTTGTGTAA